From the Archangium lipolyticum genome, the window GCGGCGCTACAAGGGCAAGCTCGATGCCGACGCGGACGAGTTCATCCACTACGCGGTGGACGGCGCCAACCGCATGCAGGCGCTCATCAACGACCTGCTGGCCTACTCACGCGTGGGCACACGGGGCAAGGAGCCGCACCCCGTGTCCCTGGAGAAGTGCGCCGCTCGCGCCCTGTCCTACCTGCGCCTCGCCCAGGAGGAGACGGGCGCGGAGCTGACGGTGGAGCCGCTCCCCTGGGTGAAGGGCGACGAGACACAGCTCGTCCAGCTCCTGCAGAACCTGGTGGGCAACGCGCTGAAGTTCCGCGGCGACAAGCCCCCGCGCATCCGCGTGTCCGCCACGCGCCAGGACGACACCGTCACCGTCTCCGTGGAGGACAACGGCATCGGCATCGAGCCCCAGTACTACGAGCGCATCTTCGCCATCTTCCAGCGGCTGCACGGCAAGGAGGAGTACCCGGGCACGGGCATCGGCCTGTCCATCTGCAAGAAGATCGTCGAGCGCCACGGCGGCCGCATCTGGGTGGAGTCCACTCCGGGCCAGGGCAGCACGTTCCGCTTCACGCTCGCCGCCGCGCGGCCCCCTACCCCGTCGGCCTGAGCTCGCGCTCCGGCGCACGCCCGGCGAGCGCCTCCACGTACAGCTCCCGCACCCGGCCGGCCAGCTCCACCGAGTCCGGGATGAACGACTCGGGGGGCAGCGGCGGCAACACGCGCACCCGGATGGAGGCACGCGGGCTCAGCCACGGGCCATCGCCCTCCACGAGCTGCGGAGTGCCCTCGATGAGCACCGGCACCACCGGCACGTGCTCCTCCAGCGCAAGCTGGAAGGCCCCGCGCTTGAAGCGCAGCAGCTCCCCCTGAGAGTAGGTGCCCTCGGGGAAGATGAGCACCGGCATGCCCCGGCGCAGCCACCGGCGGCACGGCTCGAGCATCTGCTCCATGGAGGAGGTCTTCCCGCGCGTGACGGCCACGTAGCCCAGAAGGCTCATCATCCACCCCACGATGGGGATGGAGAACAGGGACGACTTGGCCACGAACTTGTACGGATGGAACAGGCCCATGGCCGCGAGGATGTCCGCCATGGACTGGT encodes:
- a CDS encoding lysophospholipid acyltransferase family protein, with product MKYAVTLWFWLVFLVTAPVLFTLGLVLFLVAYPVDPDRRWLHALICRWCFGLWLHVSPGWRTRVEGRELLPEGPCVLVANHQSMADILAAMGLFHPYKFVAKSSLFSIPIVGWMMSLLGYVAVTRGKTSSMEQMLEPCRRWLRRGMPVLIFPEGTYSQGELLRFKRGAFQLALEEHVPVVPVLIEGTPQLVEGDGPWLSPRASIRVRVLPPLPPESFIPDSVELAGRVRELYVEALAGRAPERELRPTG